In the genome of Streptomyces collinus, one region contains:
- a CDS encoding ABC transporter substrate-binding protein, whose amino-acid sequence MESNRTGRRTVLRTAGAVAAAMQVNRHLSIPIVTTALALALAACGASGTGQNVGAKGTTQGGGAGASAEHTDDISVGVKPDPKAVKLLPAAVKDKGTLSVAMDLAYPPTTFMASDNKTPIGFNPDMSRLIAAKLGLKLQINNVKFDTIITGLQADRYDFTASTMGATSDRLKVLDMIDYFKAGTGVSVPYGNPQKLGTHTLCGHRVAVTSGSTAELQWLPQLSKQDCTSKGKPAINAVTLPSVNDALTQLVSKRIDAVMYDFIALEWAARQQPKTFDVLKPLVATKPVAVALKKESALTPAVKAAVQSIIDDPKYTQALGRWGLKDLGIKTAAMAVPQD is encoded by the coding sequence ATGGAAAGCAACCGGACAGGCCGCAGAACCGTACTCCGCACCGCAGGCGCTGTTGCCGCCGCGATGCAGGTCAACAGGCACCTGAGCATCCCGATCGTCACGACCGCCCTGGCCCTCGCGCTCGCCGCGTGCGGGGCGAGCGGCACCGGGCAGAACGTGGGGGCGAAGGGCACGACGCAGGGTGGAGGTGCCGGCGCGTCGGCCGAGCACACCGACGACATCTCGGTGGGTGTGAAGCCGGACCCGAAGGCGGTGAAGCTGCTGCCCGCGGCGGTGAAGGACAAGGGCACGCTCTCGGTGGCCATGGACCTGGCCTACCCGCCCACCACGTTCATGGCGTCGGACAACAAGACCCCGATCGGGTTCAACCCGGACATGTCCCGGCTGATCGCCGCCAAGCTCGGCCTGAAGCTGCAGATCAACAACGTCAAGTTCGACACCATCATCACCGGCCTGCAGGCCGATCGGTACGACTTCACCGCCTCCACCATGGGTGCCACCAGCGACCGGCTGAAGGTGCTCGACATGATCGACTACTTCAAGGCCGGCACCGGGGTGTCCGTCCCTTACGGCAACCCGCAGAAGCTGGGCACCCACACGCTGTGCGGGCACCGCGTCGCCGTCACCTCCGGCAGCACCGCGGAGCTGCAGTGGCTGCCTCAGCTGTCCAAGCAGGACTGTACGAGCAAGGGCAAGCCGGCCATCAACGCGGTGACCCTGCCCAGCGTGAACGACGCTCTGACCCAGCTGGTCTCCAAGCGGATCGACGCGGTGATGTACGACTTCATCGCGCTCGAGTGGGCGGCCCGGCAGCAGCCCAAGACGTTCGATGTCCTCAAGCCCCTGGTGGCCACCAAGCCCGTGGCCGTCGCGCTGAAGAAGGAGTCTGCGCTGACCCCCGCGGTGAAGGCTGCCGTCCAGTCGATCATCGACGACCCCAAGTACACCCAGGCGCTGGGCCGCTGGGGTCTCAAGGACCTCGGGATCAAGACCGCGGCCATGGCCGTCCCGCAGGACTGA
- a CDS encoding haloacid dehalogenase type II: protein MPIPSFQFRPKYVSFDCYGTLIEYPITPITRELVGDQIPAEQWDQFVREFRGYRYDQVRGAYYAYEQVLQDSFERVCRKWGIKAAPEAGKRFADGVRSWAPHADIPEPLKKMGENYKLVILSNADDSFLEESVPRLGADFHAVFTAEQAGYYKPRYAAFEYMLDQLDASPEDFVHVSSHTRYDLMPMHDMGFRNLILLDRGYDPVTHGYDYVPVKSLDELNQMLGI from the coding sequence ATGCCCATTCCCTCGTTCCAGTTCCGCCCGAAGTACGTCTCCTTCGACTGTTACGGCACGCTGATCGAGTACCCGATCACCCCCATCACGCGTGAACTCGTCGGCGACCAGATCCCCGCCGAGCAGTGGGACCAGTTCGTCCGGGAGTTCCGCGGCTACCGCTACGACCAGGTCCGCGGCGCGTACTACGCCTACGAGCAGGTGCTGCAGGACTCCTTCGAGCGGGTCTGCCGCAAGTGGGGCATCAAGGCCGCCCCGGAGGCGGGCAAGCGCTTCGCGGACGGCGTGCGCAGCTGGGCCCCGCACGCGGACATTCCGGAGCCGCTGAAGAAGATGGGTGAGAACTACAAGCTGGTCATCCTGTCCAACGCGGACGACTCCTTCCTGGAGGAGAGCGTGCCCCGCCTCGGTGCGGACTTCCACGCGGTGTTCACCGCGGAGCAGGCCGGCTACTACAAGCCCCGCTACGCCGCCTTCGAGTACATGCTCGACCAGCTCGACGCGTCCCCCGAGGACTTCGTGCACGTCTCCTCGCACACCCGCTACGACCTGATGCCGATGCACGACATGGGCTTCCGCAACCTGATCCTCCTGGACCGCGGCTACGACCCCGTGACCCACGGCTACGACTACGTGCCGGTCAAGTCCCTGGACGAGCTCAACCAGATGCTGGGCATCTGA
- a CDS encoding flavodoxin domain-containing protein: MPTNVLVAYGTTNGSTAEIAGTIAEVLRREGLTAEALPAGAVPSVAAYDAVVVGGGLYAGHWHKDARRFVRRHRKDLARRPLWFFSSGPLDPSASERDIPPVPGVKRAMARLDVTEHVTFGGCLREGAKGWVARMILRNGKGGDFRDFERIEAWAVRIAHEPAPG, from the coding sequence ATGCCGACGAACGTGCTCGTCGCCTACGGGACGACGAACGGATCCACCGCGGAGATCGCCGGGACCATCGCCGAGGTCCTGCGCAGGGAGGGGCTGACGGCCGAAGCCCTCCCGGCCGGCGCCGTGCCGAGCGTGGCGGCCTACGACGCCGTCGTGGTCGGCGGCGGCCTGTACGCGGGCCACTGGCACAAGGACGCCCGCCGCTTCGTCCGCCGCCATCGGAAGGACCTGGCCCGGCGTCCGCTGTGGTTCTTCAGCAGCGGCCCGCTCGACCCCTCGGCCTCGGAGCGGGACATCCCGCCCGTACCGGGGGTGAAGCGGGCCATGGCCCGGCTCGACGTCACGGAGCACGTCACCTTCGGCGGCTGCCTCCGCGAGGGAGCGAAGGGCTGGGTCGCCCGGATGATCCTGCGCAACGGAAAGGGCGGGGACTTCCGCGACTTCGAGCGGATCGAGGCATGGGCGGTGCGGATCGCCCACGAGCCGGCTCCCGGATGA
- a CDS encoding PucR family transcriptional regulator, whose translation MPPRPPVSGHFLTIAEVLRLPVLTEGMPRVLAGESQLNRAVRWVHVTELLNPADFLEGGELVLTTGMPYPDDASKLRGYVDQLADVGAAGLIVELGHRYRRVPEELVAACRAREVPLVELARGVRFIDVTQTVHALILDAQGALLRRGRDIQDIFTALTLRGAGPEELVHTTAELAGAPVVLEDLTHRVLMCELLGRPYEPVVSAWSRRSRAAPTLEKLAPSGPEGWLIAPVQDHHGLWGRLVLLEDRLNTEPDPEHLLILERAAVALTMARLAGPAWWERRAHRSVLRDLYERRFRSPADARARAEALGLPAFGHRLFAMVIRHTCPGGEGEQLDERIAKALTQTGVRALVGETAPGRIGVLLALAQASAWQPVAERIGRLAREELGPEAVVAVGPGVTDLSGIARSWQEAEQTAEAITPASPERWFYVPADVELPELLGVLREDTRLQRYAERHLTRLIEHDDRNGGDLLPALRAYLTAAGNKSVAAKLAGMSRQAYYQRLHTIERLLGCDLESGLQRTSLHVAVLVLDGRGTAAPGA comes from the coding sequence ATGCCGCCCAGACCCCCCGTAAGCGGGCACTTCCTCACCATCGCGGAGGTTTTGCGCCTGCCGGTGCTCACTGAAGGGATGCCGCGCGTTCTGGCCGGTGAGTCACAGCTGAACCGTGCGGTGCGCTGGGTACACGTCACCGAGCTGCTCAATCCGGCCGACTTCCTGGAGGGCGGTGAGCTGGTGCTGACGACCGGCATGCCGTACCCGGACGACGCATCCAAGCTGCGGGGCTACGTCGATCAGCTGGCCGACGTCGGTGCGGCGGGCCTGATCGTGGAGCTCGGTCACCGCTACCGGAGGGTGCCCGAGGAGCTGGTGGCCGCCTGCCGGGCCCGCGAGGTGCCGCTGGTCGAGCTGGCCCGCGGCGTCCGCTTCATCGACGTCACGCAGACGGTGCACGCGCTGATCCTGGACGCCCAGGGGGCACTGCTCCGCCGCGGGCGGGATATCCAGGACATTTTCACCGCTCTGACGCTGCGAGGGGCCGGACCCGAGGAACTGGTGCACACCACCGCGGAGCTCGCCGGAGCCCCGGTGGTACTGGAGGATCTCACCCACCGGGTCCTGATGTGCGAGCTGCTCGGCCGGCCCTACGAGCCGGTCGTGTCCGCCTGGTCCCGGCGCTCGCGGGCCGCGCCGACCCTGGAGAAGCTCGCGCCGAGCGGTCCGGAGGGGTGGCTGATCGCCCCGGTTCAGGACCATCACGGGCTGTGGGGGCGGCTGGTCCTGCTGGAGGACCGGCTGAACACGGAGCCCGACCCGGAGCACCTCCTGATCCTGGAGCGCGCGGCGGTCGCGTTGACCATGGCCCGTCTGGCCGGGCCGGCCTGGTGGGAGCGCCGCGCCCACCGCTCCGTACTGCGTGACCTGTACGAACGACGCTTCCGCTCCCCCGCCGACGCCCGCGCCCGCGCCGAGGCACTGGGTCTGCCGGCGTTCGGGCACCGCCTCTTCGCCATGGTCATCCGTCACACCTGTCCCGGTGGCGAGGGCGAGCAGCTCGACGAACGGATCGCGAAGGCTCTGACGCAGACCGGCGTCCGCGCACTGGTCGGCGAGACGGCCCCGGGCCGGATCGGCGTGCTCCTCGCGCTGGCGCAGGCCAGCGCCTGGCAGCCGGTCGCCGAGCGGATCGGCCGTCTCGCCCGCGAGGAACTCGGCCCGGAGGCCGTCGTCGCCGTCGGCCCGGGGGTGACCGACCTCTCCGGCATCGCCCGGTCGTGGCAGGAGGCCGAGCAGACGGCCGAGGCCATCACGCCGGCCTCCCCCGAGCGGTGGTTCTACGTCCCCGCCGATGTCGAACTGCCGGAACTCCTGGGCGTCCTGCGCGAGGACACCCGCCTCCAGCGGTACGCGGAACGCCATCTGACCCGCCTCATCGAGCACGACGACCGCAACGGCGGCGACCTGCTGCCGGCGCTGCGTGCCTATCTGACGGCCGCCGGGAACAAGTCGGTCGCGGCGAAGCTGGCCGGCATGTCACGGCAGGCCTACTACCAGCGCCTCCACACCATCGAACGGCTCCTCGGCTGCGACCTCGAATCAGGCCTGCAGCGCACGTCCCTGCACGTCGCGGTACTGGTCCTGGACGGCCGGGGCACGGCTGCGCCCGGCGCCTGA
- a CDS encoding zinc-dependent alcohol dehydrogenase family protein, whose amino-acid sequence MKAYVFHGPGQSAWEDVPDPGVREPTDAIVRVDDVTLCGTDLHILKGDVPEVRPGTVLGHEAVGEIVDVGGDVRTVRPGDRVLVSCITACGRCRYCREGTYGQCRGGGGWILGHLIDGTQAEYVRVPYADLSVHPLPSALDGKDAVLLADIFPTSYEVGVLNGHVRPGDTVAVVGAGPVGLAAVATAQLFAPERIIAVDLAAARLEAAKHLGADAVADAREAPEQLIADLTGGLGADVVVEAVGVPEAFELCTRIVRPGGHVANVGVHGRPVTLHLEDLWIKNVTITTGLVDTYSTPTLLRMAAAGRLPTGQLVTHTFPLNHMEEAYDVFARAADTGALKVVLGEEPHEEVVPYRAA is encoded by the coding sequence ATGAAGGCCTACGTCTTTCACGGTCCCGGACAGTCCGCGTGGGAGGACGTCCCGGACCCCGGTGTCCGGGAGCCGACCGATGCCATCGTGCGCGTCGACGACGTCACCCTCTGCGGAACGGACCTGCACATCCTCAAGGGCGACGTCCCCGAGGTGCGCCCGGGCACGGTGCTGGGCCACGAGGCGGTCGGCGAGATCGTCGACGTCGGCGGCGACGTACGCACCGTGCGGCCGGGCGACCGTGTGCTGGTCTCCTGCATCACCGCCTGCGGCCGCTGCCGGTACTGCCGTGAGGGCACGTACGGGCAGTGCCGGGGCGGCGGAGGCTGGATCCTGGGCCATCTGATCGACGGCACCCAGGCCGAGTACGTGCGGGTGCCGTACGCGGACCTCTCGGTGCACCCCCTGCCCAGCGCCCTGGACGGCAAGGACGCCGTGCTGCTGGCCGACATCTTCCCGACCTCGTACGAGGTCGGCGTGCTCAACGGCCACGTGCGGCCCGGAGACACCGTCGCCGTCGTCGGAGCCGGACCCGTCGGACTCGCGGCCGTCGCGACGGCCCAGTTGTTCGCTCCGGAGCGCATCATCGCGGTGGACCTCGCCGCCGCGCGGCTGGAAGCCGCCAAACACCTCGGTGCTGACGCCGTCGCGGACGCCCGGGAGGCCCCCGAGCAGCTGATCGCGGACCTCACCGGCGGACTGGGCGCGGATGTCGTCGTCGAAGCGGTAGGCGTCCCGGAGGCCTTCGAACTCTGCACGCGCATCGTGCGGCCCGGCGGCCACGTCGCCAACGTCGGCGTGCACGGCAGGCCCGTGACCCTCCATCTGGAGGACCTGTGGATCAAGAACGTCACCATCACCACGGGGCTGGTGGACACGTACTCCACCCCCACCCTGCTCCGGATGGCGGCCGCGGGCCGCCTGCCCACCGGTCAGCTGGTCACGCACACCTTCCCGCTGAACCACATGGAGGAGGCCTACGACGTCTTCGCCCGGGCCGCCGACACCGGCGCGCTCAAGGTCGTGCTCGGCGAGGAGCCGCACGAGGAAGTCGTCCCCTACCGGGCGGCCTGA
- a CDS encoding Crp/Fnr family transcriptional regulator, translated as MTSTTNLATGLTAGHRERLMRVAREVSFDTGTRLFEEGRHADRFWIVRTGTVVLDLHVPGRRAAVIESLGNGELVGWSWHFPPYVWQLGAEAVSPVRAHEFDAEAVRAMCARDPEFGRAIADWVGRVVAHRLHASRVRLLDLYAPYGSGGAL; from the coding sequence ATGACCTCCACCACCAACCTGGCCACGGGCCTCACCGCCGGGCATCGCGAGCGGCTGATGCGGGTGGCCCGCGAGGTGTCCTTCGACACGGGCACACGCCTGTTCGAGGAAGGGCGGCACGCCGACCGGTTCTGGATCGTGCGCACCGGGACGGTCGTGCTCGACCTGCATGTCCCGGGGCGACGGGCCGCTGTGATCGAGTCCTTGGGGAACGGCGAGCTGGTCGGCTGGTCGTGGCACTTCCCGCCGTACGTGTGGCAGCTGGGCGCGGAGGCGGTGAGCCCGGTGCGCGCCCACGAGTTCGACGCGGAAGCCGTACGGGCCATGTGTGCCCGGGACCCCGAGTTCGGCCGCGCGATCGCGGACTGGGTCGGCCGGGTGGTCGCCCACCGGCTGCACGCGTCGCGGGTCCGGCTGCTCGACCTGTACGCCCCCTACGGCAGCGGCGGCGCGCTGTGA
- a CDS encoding 6-phosphofructokinase — MKVGVLTGGGDCPGLNAVIRSVVRKGVQEYSFDFVGVRDGWLGLLKNHIVPLDVSSVRGILPRGGTILGSSRTNPFKHEDGLRRVQDTLAANEVDALVVIGGEDTLGAATELSRLGVNLVGVPKTIDNDVSGTDYTFGFDTAVGIATEAIDRLHTTAESHMRALVVEVMGRHSGWIALHAGIAGGANVILIPEQPFDIDQVCEQVKRRFQINYAPIVVVAEGAVPKEGQMILKDRSLDEFGHVRLSGIGEWLAQEISARTEKDARTTVLGHIQRGGTPSAFDRWLATRFGLHAIDAVQAGDFGCMVALRGTRIVRVPLADATAENKVVDSSLYDEFEAFYG; from the coding sequence ATGAAGGTCGGAGTGCTGACCGGCGGCGGTGACTGTCCCGGTCTCAACGCGGTCATCCGCAGCGTCGTCCGCAAAGGCGTCCAGGAGTATTCGTTCGATTTCGTCGGTGTGCGGGACGGCTGGCTCGGTCTGCTCAAGAACCACATCGTTCCCCTGGACGTCTCCAGCGTTCGGGGGATTCTTCCCCGCGGCGGGACCATCCTCGGATCCTCCCGCACGAACCCCTTCAAGCACGAGGACGGGCTGCGTCGGGTGCAGGACACCCTCGCCGCGAACGAAGTGGACGCACTCGTCGTGATCGGCGGAGAGGACACGCTGGGGGCGGCCACGGAACTGAGCCGACTGGGTGTCAACCTGGTCGGGGTGCCGAAGACCATAGACAACGACGTCTCGGGCACCGACTACACCTTCGGCTTCGACACCGCCGTCGGTATCGCGACGGAGGCCATCGACCGCCTTCACACCACAGCCGAGTCGCACATGCGCGCCCTCGTGGTGGAGGTGATGGGCCGGCATTCCGGATGGATCGCCCTGCACGCCGGCATCGCGGGCGGCGCCAACGTGATCCTCATCCCCGAGCAGCCGTTCGACATCGATCAGGTCTGTGAGCAGGTGAAGCGACGGTTCCAGATCAACTACGCGCCGATCGTCGTCGTGGCCGAAGGGGCCGTCCCCAAGGAAGGACAGATGATTCTCAAGGACCGGTCGCTGGACGAGTTCGGCCATGTGCGGCTGTCCGGCATCGGCGAATGGCTGGCCCAGGAGATTTCGGCGCGGACGGAGAAGGACGCTCGCACCACGGTCCTGGGACACATCCAGCGCGGCGGCACACCGAGCGCCTTCGACCGGTGGCTGGCCACCCGTTTCGGACTGCATGCCATCGACGCGGTCCAGGCTGGGGACTTCGGCTGCATGGTCGCCCTGCGGGGCACACGGATCGTCCGCGTGCCCCTCGCGGACGCCACCGCGGAGAACAAGGTGGTGGATTCGTCGCTGTACGACGAGTTCGAGGCGTTCTACGGCTGA
- a CDS encoding amino acid ABC transporter permease, protein MSTDLIGTKTRSRPVSQLLAEEKKRITPKRPRDYVTWAVAIAIVAGLVWTAVTNENYRWPVVFSYFTTQSILNGLLITLVLTAVSMALSTLLGLVLAVMRMSHQRPVSGLAQLYIAFFRGTPVLVQLIFWFNIAALYPHISIGIPFTDISTPVNVNAIMTPLTAAVVGLTLNQAAYMSEIIRGGFASVPRGQHEAAESLGMSGFTKLRRVIIPQTMPSVVPATGNQVIGMLKETSLVSVLGVADLLNSAQSIYARNYQTIPLLIVASLWYLIMTLVLSVPQSMIERRFSRSTRVRLTPAATSAEPEAGQPVPATRESLL, encoded by the coding sequence ATGTCCACGGATCTGATCGGTACGAAGACCAGGAGCCGACCGGTGTCACAACTGCTGGCCGAAGAAAAGAAGCGGATCACGCCGAAACGACCGCGTGACTATGTCACCTGGGCCGTCGCGATCGCGATCGTCGCCGGTCTGGTGTGGACCGCGGTGACGAACGAGAACTATCGCTGGCCGGTGGTGTTCAGCTACTTCACCACGCAATCGATTCTCAACGGTCTGCTGATCACGCTTGTTCTCACCGCGGTCAGCATGGCGCTGAGCACCCTGCTCGGGCTGGTCCTGGCGGTGATGCGGATGTCGCATCAGCGGCCCGTTTCCGGGCTGGCCCAGCTCTACATCGCCTTCTTCCGCGGCACCCCGGTGCTCGTGCAGCTGATCTTCTGGTTCAACATCGCGGCGCTGTACCCGCACATCTCGATCGGTATCCCGTTCACCGACATCTCCACGCCGGTGAACGTGAACGCGATCATGACTCCGTTGACCGCGGCCGTGGTGGGGCTGACGCTGAACCAGGCCGCGTACATGTCCGAGATCATCCGCGGCGGGTTCGCCTCGGTTCCTCGCGGACAGCATGAGGCCGCGGAGTCCCTGGGCATGTCGGGATTCACCAAGCTCCGGCGCGTGATCATCCCGCAGACCATGCCGTCGGTCGTTCCGGCCACCGGCAACCAGGTGATCGGGATGCTCAAGGAGACCTCGCTGGTGAGCGTGCTCGGCGTCGCCGACCTGCTGAACAGCGCACAGTCGATCTACGCCCGCAACTACCAGACCATTCCGCTGCTGATCGTGGCCAGCCTCTGGTACCTGATCATGACGCTGGTGCTGAGCGTGCCGCAGTCCATGATCGAGCGCCGTTTCTCCCGCTCGACCCGGGTGCGGCTGACCCCGGCCGCCACGTCGGCCGAGCCGGAGGCGGGCCAGCCCGTACCCGCCACGAGGGAGTCCCTGCTGTGA
- the solA gene encoding N-methyl-L-tryptophan oxidase, which translates to MRRTPKRVAVIGAGSMGSQAMWRLAARGAEVIGYDRYAPGHDRGAAGGESRIFRSVHLGDPGYIPLLRLADRMWDRLQRETGFSLRRRSGCLVMGETVSPPMRLLLSADTTHQLDHEVLDREELARRYPQHRLPDGHTAVLDRMGCIIRPEASIQAAAARAEQLGARLRRYTPVREIAPAAGGGVHIVTDQGTDHVDTAVVTVGPWVNTLLPDLPRAVDIRRLVSSWHIPTRHDWFAGGAPAFVRSTPHDCYGLPSPDGISVKLGLSFARYLPVPDPERLDRTVRPEELTTFRELIGELMPDLNPDPIRLSVYMEGYTTSGNPLVGHLPGEDDIVVMAGFSGSGFKLSPAMGEIAADLALDGTTEHPVGFLAPAGVGAA; encoded by the coding sequence ATGCGCCGCACCCCGAAGCGCGTCGCCGTCATCGGCGCCGGCAGCATGGGCAGCCAGGCCATGTGGCGGCTGGCCGCCCGTGGAGCCGAGGTCATCGGCTATGACCGGTACGCGCCGGGTCACGACCGCGGCGCGGCCGGGGGTGAGAGCCGCATCTTCCGCTCCGTGCACCTCGGTGACCCCGGCTATATCCCGCTGCTGCGGCTCGCCGACCGGATGTGGGACCGGCTCCAGCGTGAAACCGGCTTCTCGCTGCGCCGTCGCAGCGGATGTCTGGTGATGGGCGAGACCGTGTCTCCGCCCATGCGCCTCCTCCTCTCCGCCGACACCACCCACCAGCTGGACCACGAGGTGCTGGACCGGGAGGAACTCGCCCGTCGCTACCCGCAGCACCGCCTCCCGGACGGGCACACCGCCGTGCTCGACCGGATGGGCTGCATCATCAGGCCCGAGGCATCGATCCAGGCCGCCGCCGCCCGCGCCGAGCAACTGGGCGCCCGGCTGCGCCGCTACACCCCGGTGCGCGAGATCGCCCCCGCGGCGGGCGGGGGAGTGCACATCGTCACCGACCAGGGCACGGACCACGTGGACACCGCGGTGGTGACCGTGGGCCCCTGGGTCAACACCCTGCTCCCGGACCTGCCGCGGGCCGTCGACATCCGCCGGCTGGTCAGTTCCTGGCACATCCCCACCCGCCACGACTGGTTCGCGGGCGGAGCCCCCGCCTTCGTCCGCAGCACACCCCACGACTGCTACGGACTCCCGTCGCCCGACGGCATCTCGGTCAAGCTGGGCCTCTCCTTCGCCCGCTATCTGCCCGTCCCCGACCCCGAGCGGCTCGACCGCACGGTCCGCCCCGAGGAACTCACCACCTTCCGCGAGCTCATCGGCGAGCTGATGCCCGACCTGAACCCCGACCCCATCCGGCTGTCGGTCTACATGGAGGGCTACACGACGTCCGGAAACCCGCTCGTCGGCCATCTCCCCGGCGAGGACGACATCGTCGTCATGGCCGGATTCTCCGGCAGCGGCTTCAAACTCTCGCCCGCCATGGGGGAGATCGCCGCGGACCTGGCGCTCGACGGCACGACGGAGCACCCCGTCGGCTTCCTCGCACCGGCAGGAGTCGGCGCCGCCTGA
- a CDS encoding STAS domain-containing protein → MPDIPGTSAPLPEHTARVVTLHGELDLLTAPALRVRLDDVTAGPCPDLVLDLRPVSFIDCAGLGILCRVRNRVRARHGRLRLITGSTRLARVLRHTGLAGVFEVLPGMPRGADTSPVETAGEAMV, encoded by the coding sequence ATGCCCGACATCCCCGGCACGTCCGCGCCGCTCCCGGAGCACACGGCACGTGTCGTCACGCTGCACGGGGAGCTCGACCTGCTCACGGCACCGGCGCTGAGGGTCCGCCTCGACGACGTGACCGCCGGCCCCTGTCCCGACCTGGTGCTGGATTTACGTCCGGTGTCGTTCATCGACTGCGCGGGGCTGGGGATCCTGTGCCGGGTACGGAACCGCGTCCGGGCGCGGCACGGCCGGCTGCGCCTGATCACCGGCAGTACCCGTCTCGCGCGCGTCCTGCGGCACACCGGTCTGGCCGGGGTCTTCGAAGTGCTTCCCGGCATGCCCCGGGGCGCCGACACGTCCCCCGTGGAGACGGCCGGCGAAGCGATGGTCTGA
- a CDS encoding universal stress protein encodes MRPPVLAGIDGSEFAAVAADWAAREAALRGVPLRLLHSSPRLPGPVVPRPALERLHHMGAQLLQRTVADLADRHPDLPVECAQSDEGPAEALLTAARDAGLLVVGTRGTGGFEGLAVGSVALRTAAAAPCPVVLVPHRPGAFVNGAFAAPTTCQVVLGFDAHRPFGAVADFAFSAADARAARLHVVQAWAFPAESVSSRILVVTEEDRATWEDQEVLRLSDALRPWQEKHPRVTVGSDLMLLHPAEALLTASRGADLLVVGRRTAPRAAEGRLGPVTHAVLHHTRCPVAVVPHTE; translated from the coding sequence ATGCGTCCCCCTGTGCTGGCGGGCATCGACGGGTCCGAGTTCGCTGCGGTCGCGGCCGACTGGGCTGCGCGTGAGGCCGCGCTGCGCGGCGTTCCGCTGCGACTGCTGCACTCTTCTCCGCGGCTTCCCGGCCCCGTCGTTCCGCGGCCGGCCCTGGAGCGGTTGCACCACATGGGCGCCCAGTTGCTCCAGCGGACGGTCGCGGACCTCGCCGACCGCCACCCTGACCTCCCGGTGGAGTGCGCGCAGTCCGATGAAGGCCCGGCCGAGGCTCTCCTCACGGCGGCACGCGATGCCGGACTCCTCGTCGTCGGCACCCGGGGCACGGGCGGTTTCGAGGGGCTGGCGGTCGGCTCGGTGGCCCTGCGGACGGCGGCAGCGGCACCCTGCCCCGTCGTGCTCGTCCCTCACCGCCCCGGAGCCTTCGTGAACGGGGCGTTCGCGGCACCCACCACCTGCCAGGTCGTCCTGGGCTTCGACGCGCACCGGCCGTTCGGTGCGGTGGCCGACTTCGCGTTCTCGGCCGCCGATGCTCGCGCGGCACGCTTGCACGTGGTGCAGGCCTGGGCCTTTCCCGCCGAATCGGTCTCTTCCAGGATTCTGGTGGTGACCGAGGAGGACCGTGCGACCTGGGAGGACCAAGAAGTCCTCCGGCTCTCCGACGCCCTGCGTCCGTGGCAGGAGAAGCACCCCCGGGTGACGGTCGGCAGCGACCTCATGCTCCTTCACCCCGCGGAAGCGCTTCTGACCGCCTCCCGGGGCGCGGACCTGCTCGTCGTGGGCCGCCGCACCGCACCCCGGGCGGCTGAAGGCCGGCTGGGCCCGGTCACCCATGCGGTGCTGCACCACACCCGCTGTCCGGTGGCGGTCGTACCGCACACAGAGTGA
- a CDS encoding helix-turn-helix domain-containing protein, with protein sequence MTERPSSPAVEGRPMGDLGRRITQRRTELGLSRQETAARAGMSPAYLQYLEERPPADPGAGTLLRLAGALKTTVWHLTGGDTELPPGLGRAARTPRFTELTEAECRSLLSTHGVGRLAVPADAGPVVVPVNYSVVEGGIVFRTAPGTTPAQADGHQVAFEADRIDEAFSEGWSVLVRGPATTVTDPDDVALLEEQAYSTPWAGGRRDLWLRIEPVSVTGRRITVA encoded by the coding sequence ATGACCGAACGGCCTTCGTCGCCCGCCGTGGAGGGCCGCCCGATGGGCGACCTCGGCCGGCGGATCACCCAGCGGCGTACGGAACTCGGCCTGAGCCGGCAGGAGACGGCCGCACGGGCGGGCATGTCTCCGGCCTACCTCCAGTACCTGGAGGAGCGGCCCCCGGCCGATCCGGGCGCCGGCACCCTCCTGCGGCTGGCGGGAGCACTGAAGACCACGGTGTGGCACCTGACCGGCGGCGACACCGAGCTGCCGCCGGGCCTCGGCCGGGCCGCCCGCACACCCCGGTTCACGGAGCTGACCGAGGCGGAGTGCCGCTCGCTGCTCTCCACACACGGGGTGGGACGCCTCGCCGTGCCCGCGGACGCCGGGCCGGTCGTCGTCCCGGTCAACTACAGCGTCGTCGAGGGCGGGATCGTCTTCCGCACCGCACCCGGCACGACCCCGGCGCAGGCGGACGGCCACCAGGTCGCCTTCGAGGCCGACCGCATCGACGAGGCGTTCAGCGAGGGCTGGAGCGTGCTGGTGCGGGGACCCGCGACCACCGTGACGGATCCGGACGACGTCGCCCTCCTCGAAGAGCAGGCGTACAGCACACCCTGGGCGGGAGGGCGGCGCGACCTGTGGCTGCGTATCGAGCCCGTCTCCGTCACGGGGCGCCGCATCACGGTGGCCTGA